Proteins encoded by one window of Bactrocera oleae isolate idBacOlea1 chromosome 4, idBacOlea1, whole genome shotgun sequence:
- the Nplp1 gene encoding neuropeptide-like 1 isoform X2, which translates to MATRHLSTAAPGAMLRLWLVLCMTLNALQQPHLIQAVSIDADGPAAPPYDLDALINQLVYPNPVYQLHASALRSQLRNLLRERQLAADSAAPNEYEQVYNAAAPDYDYIDEDKRSVAALAAQGMLHPKRSLATLAKNGQLPSLPDPDDAEPTTQNEDKRYVGALARGGGFATYGKRNIGTLARDFQLPQNGKRNLATLARLGLLTKGDGSKRNLAAVARYNSHGRQATLAPAEKRNIGALKASPVHGIQHKRDEDEVYLPASFFGSDMDYAEFMPNYWLYPSYADLDWGDFGRAQKRFLDTSRNPELFGIENAAPRAASDYMPLIGGLDPGEEAALSQEDTLDVAAEPPKEAPYGPPQQKRHIGAVYRSGFLPTYRSLRSITGSLGGSIGGGGGRFSRSGRARQFV; encoded by the exons cTCCAACAACCACACCTGATTCAGGCTGTGTCCATTGATGCTGACGGTCCTGCCGCTCCACCCTACGACCTGGACGCGTTAATAAATCAGCTTGTGTATCCAAATCCGGTATATCAATTGCAT GCCTCCGCGCTACGCAGTCAATTGCGCAACTTGCTGCGCGAACGTCAGCTGGCCGCCGACTCTGCCGCTCCTAACGAGTATGAGCAGGTTTACAACGCTGCAGCGCCAGACTATGACTATATCGACGAGGACAAACGTTCCGTGGCCGCCTTGGCCGCACAGGGCATGTTACATCCCAAACGCAGTTTGGCAACACTCGCCAAGAACGGACAATTGCCGTCGCTGCCCGATCCCGATGACGCCGAACCGACGACACAAAACGAAGACAAGCGTTATGTTGGCGCACTGGCGCGCGGCGGCGGTTTCGCCACCTACGGCAAACGCAACATCGGCACACTCGCACGTGACTTTCAGCTGCCACAAAATGGCAAACGCAATCTGGCAACATTGGCGCGCTTGGGACTACTCACCAAAGGTGACGGCAGCAAGCGCAATTTGGCCGCTGTGGCACGTTACAATTCGCACGGACGCCAGGCCACGCTCGCACCAGCTGAGAAACGTAACATCGGCGCACTGAAAGCATCACCCGTGCATGGCATACAACACAAGCGCGATGAGGATGAGGTCTACTTGCCGGCCAGTTTCTTCGGCAGCGACATGGACTATGCTGAGTTTATGCCCAACTATTGGCTGTATCCCAGCTATGCCGATTTGGACTGGGGTGATTTTGGACGCGCACAGAAACGCTTTCTAG ATACCTCCAGGAATCCCGAACTTTTTGGCATCGAAAACGCTGCACCACGCGCCGCTTCTGACTATATGCCGCTTATTGGTGGCTTGGATCCCGGTGAAGAGGCTGCGCTGTCGCAAGAGGACACGCTAGATGTGGCTGCCGAACCGCCGAAGGAAGCACCTTATGGCCCGCCACAACAAAAACGGCACATTGGCGCCGTCTACCGCTCGGGCTTCTTACCCACCTATCGTTCGTTGCGCAGCATCACCGGCAGCTTAGGCGGCAGCATCGGCGGCGGTGGCGGCCGTTTTAGTCGCTCTGGACGTGCCAGGCAATTTGTATGA